In the genome of Bradyrhizobium ottawaense, the window CGCTCGGCCCCGATCGCCGCGCCACCTACTCACCGTTCCTGCCGATCAGCAAGACCACGGGCGTGGTGCTCCAGGTGCCGATGATCCGCCGCGATGTCGTGGCCGGTACGGTGACCTATGTCGATCCTGATACGAACCAGGAAGTGGAGACGCCCGTCACCGGCGGAAATGTAAAATGCCAGTGGAAGGCCGACTGGGCGATGCGCTGGGTCGCGCTCGGCGTCGACTACGAGATGGCCGGCAAGGATTTGATCGATTCGGTGAAGCTATCCGGTGCAATCGCCAAGGCGCTCGGCGGCACGCCGCCCGAGGGCTTCAACTACGAGCTCTTCCTCGACGAGCAGGGCCAGAAGATCTCGAAGTCGAAGGGCAACGGCCTCACTATCGACGAATGGCTGCGCTACGCCTCACCGGAATCGCTGTCGCTGTTCATGTATCGCGAGCCCAAGGCGGCCAAGCGGCTGTATTTCGACGTCATCCCGCGCAACGTCGACGACTATCAGCAGTTCATCGACGGCTTTGCCCGGCAGGATGACAAGCAGCAGCTCGGCAATCCGGTCTGGCACATCCACAACGGCAAGCCGCCGCAGGGCGATATGCCCGTCACCTTCCAGCTCCTGCTGACGCTGGTGTCGTCGTCGAACGCGGAGAATGCCGAGACGCTGTGGGGCTTCATTGGCCGTTATCGTCCGGGCGTTTCGCCGCAGACGCATCCGAAGCTCGATGCGATGGTCGGCTACGCCATCAATTACTACCGCGACTTCGTCGCGCCGACGAAGCAGTTCCGCGTGCCCTCGGACACCGAGCGCAGCGCACTGCAGGATCTGCGCGATGCGCTGTCACAGCTTGCGCAGGACGCATCTGCCGAGGACATCCAGAACGTCGTCTACGAGATCGGCCGCCGCGAGCCCTTCCTCGATCAGGTCAAGAAGGGCAAGGACGGCCGTCCCGGCGTCACGCTGGACTGGTTCAACATGCTCTACCAGGTCCTGCTCGGCCAGGAGAAGGGCCCACGCTTCGGCTCCTTCGTCGCGGTGTACGGCGTGCAGAACGCAGTCAACATGATCGACGGCGCGCTGGCGCGGAGCGCGTGAGGCCACGGCTTTCTCCATCGTCGTCCCCGCGAAAGCGGGGCCGCATAACCACAGGGAGAAGTTGGGCGAAGATTCGTAGTTGCGCCTGCGTTGGTACGAAGACCGCCACTCTCCGAGAGATCACGCGGTATGGGTCCCGGCGTTCGCCGGGACGACAGCGCTCATTGGAGCGCTCGCTCAGGCCGAGCGCAATACGTAGCGCCTGTTATCCTTCTGCACCGGGCGCGCGTTCATCGGATAGAGCTTTGCGAACGCGGCGACCTCGGCGGCCGACACCTGAATCGGGGTGGTCAGCAGCAGCCATTCGACCACTTCCGAACAGGGCGGCGTCGTCAGCGAGCCGGGATAGCGGAAGTAGCTGAGCCTCGGTGGCAGCATGGCGTGAGGATCGATGCCCGCATCCGCTTTCACCGCGGGGCCTTCCGCCGCCGGCATGGTCTTGACGATCTTGCCGAAGGCCGGGTTCGGCCTGCCCTCGGCCATCAGCACGCCGACCACGGCGAGGCCGCCGGCTTCGTTGCGATGGACGAAATGCGCCTCCATCGGGAAATTCTTGCCGCCGATCATGTGCTCGCTCGGCCGGTGGAAGTGCACCTGGAGCAGCTTGTACTTGACGTCGCCGAGCATCAACGTGCTGCCTTCGGCGAAGTTGAGCTGGATCGTGTGTCCGTTGTTGACGATGGTGTCGGCGCTCTTGCCCCAGTTCAGCTTCAGAACCGGCAATTGCGACTTGATCGTCCCCTCGATGTCGATCGGCGATTGCTGCAGGCCGACCGCGCAGGCCTTGTTGGCCGCATCGAGATCGCCCCATTTGGCCGGGCCGCCGACGCCCTCATAGCTCCAATGCGCGCCTTCGGCGGCGAAGGCCGGCTTGCAGAGCGGACAAAGCGCAAGACCCGCCAGAGCCTTCAATGCGTGACGGCGATTCATCATATTCCCCCTAAGATGAATTGGATCGGCAATATCGGCCGCAACCTATGCGAGAGCGGCGGTGAGTCGCAATGGCGATGCAGGGCGATCGCGGGCCGGGAGCGGATTCAGACCTTCTGGCGAAAGGTCTCCAGCACGGCGGCGACGATCTTCTGTCCGTTTCTGCGCAGCTTCCTGGAATCGTCGGCGTGGGGCAGCAGCAATCCGATCTTGCAGATCATGGCGTCGATCATCCGGCTGAGCAGATCGACATCGTCCGCGTGCAACTCGCCATCGCGCTTCAGCGCCCGCAGGGTCGCGATCAGGAGCGCGGTCGGATAGGTCTCCTCGATCTCGCGATAGCGCGGCTCGCCGAGCACGGCTTGCGCTTCCTGGATGACGATGCGCGCGTAGTCCGGCTCTTCGCAGGCGTCGAGATAGGCGTCGATGCCGGCGCTGAGACGATCCCAGATCTTGCGCTCATTGCGCGCCGCGGCCTCGATTCTGGCGGCCGCGTCGCGCTGCATGGCGACTACGACGGCGTCAAACAGCGCCTTCTTGTCCGCGAAGTGATGGTAGAACGCGCCGCGCGTGACCCGCGCCGCCCGCGAGATCGCCTCCATGCCCGCCGCCTGAAATCCATTGGCGGCAAACGCCTCGCGGCCGGCATCGAGCAGCGCCTGCCTGGTGGCCTCGCTGTACTCTTCCCGACGACTTCTCGGAGGATCCTTTGCCCGCATCGCGCACAACCTAACGCTTGACGCGTTGGTATCAAACCGCATATAACATACATGATGTATGTATTAGACATTTAGAATGTTGCGAGACGAGCCGTGGACGGCAGGTGCATGTTCGAGCTGGCGGAAAGGCTGGCAATCGCGAAGAGCCGGCAGGACATCCCAGCGGCGCTGGAGGTTCTGCATCCCGACATGGTGCTGGAGACGCCGGCCTTCGGCACCAGGGCGCGAGGCCTCGCCGAAAACCAGCGCATCCTGACGCGCTTCTTCAAGTCCTTCCCGGACTATCACGTCACCCTCGACGGCCACGCCAATTCCGCCGACACGCTGGTCTGCTGGGGCACCGCGCGGATGACGATGACGGGGGATCGCTTCGGGGCCGAGCCCAACGGGCGCCGCGCGGAGCTGCCCGTGTTCATCGCCTTCGCCTTTCGCGACGACAAGATCGCTAATGAGCGCTTCGTCTTCGATCTCTCCGAGCTCTGCGCCCAATCCGGCGTTTCGACCGACGTGGTCAGGCGCAAGCTGTTCGGCGAAGCCACGCAGGCAGCGTAGCTCGCCGACGCAACACCATCCACGAAACAGGAGCGTCAGACCATGGCCGATCCCCGCATCAAGCCCGTCGGTGACGTGGCGACCAGGCTTCTCTTCGACATCGTCGTCGACCTCGATCCGCGCATCAATTTCGGCGCCGGGCCGATCGGGCAGCGCGTGCTGTTCGGGGCGGCCAAGGGTTCGTTCGAAGGGCCGCGCCTGCGCGGTGAGGTGCTGCGGGGCGGTGGTGACTGGGCGTTATTCCGCGCCGATGGTACCATGACCCTCGATGTGCGCCTGTCGTTGCGGACGCATGATGGCGAGTTGATCTACATGACCTATGGCGGCCGCTGGGTGACGCCGCAGTCTTTGCGCGCCGAGATGGCGGATCCCGCGCGACGTACCAAGGTCGATCCCGCCGGATACTACTTCCGCACCAATCCGCTGTTCGAGACCGGCTCGCAAACCTATGCCTGGCTCAACGACGTCGTCTGCGTCGGCAAGGGCTACCTCGTCGAAGGTGCCGTCGCCTACAAGATCTTCGAAGTGCTGTGAGAGCTCCGTGGATGCGTTGAGTGCGCTGCATGTGAGCGTCCCCTCGCCCTCACTGCCTCGCCCACATGATGCGCGCGATCCACGCTACGTCGCTCGCCGCCATCGTGCGCCCGGCCTGCGACGCATCGAACGACTGAAGCTCCAGCGCCTTCGCGGTGCGGCGCCCGAGCGTCGCGACCACCACCTCGCCCCCTTTGGTCTTCACCACCACGCGGTCGCCTTTGCGGATCGGTGCGCCGGGTGAGACCAGGATGAGGTCGCCGTCGCGATAGGCAGGGAGCAGCGCATCGCCGGAAATCTCCAGCGCAAAGGTGTGGCTGTCCTCGGTGGGAAGCGCGGTTTCGGTCCAGCCCTTGCCGGATGGAAGGCCGGCCTCATCGAAAGCGCCGCTCGCGCCGGCCAGCGCGAAGCCGAGCAGCGGTACCGAGCGACCGTCGCCGGCCTCATCGTCGATCAGCCGCGCAAAGCTCTCGATCGAGGAGTCGGCTGCGGCCAGTGCCTTTGCGATCGATTCGGTCGAGGGCCAGCGCTCGCGGCCGTCGGAGGTGACGCGCTTGGACCTGTTGAAGGTGGTGGGATCGAGCCCGGCGCGCTTGGCAAGGCCGGACGGCGACAGACCGGCGCGCGCCGCCAGCCGATCCAGGGCGACCCAGATCTGGTCGTGCGTCAGTATCCTCTGCGCTTTGGCCTGTCTGACCATGCAAGGTCCAGCCCGTCGCAACTCAGGAAAACTATCCTCAAATCAACCGGTTTTCCGTTTTTCGCGCAAGAGGCGGTGGGCAGGCGCGCCTTCAAGCGATGTGGATAGCGGTTCGCCTCTGGAAAAACGCGCCAAAATAGGAATCTAGAGCCCCGTTCCGATTTCATCGGAACGGAATAGGCTCTAAGCCTTGAGTTCGGAAGGGGCGGCCTTTACGGTCGCGCCCGGGTTTCGGGGACCCGCACGCGGCGAAAAAACCCAAGAAACTCAAAGAGCTGACTCAAAGAGCAAACAGGGCTGCGCAAGCGGTGGTCAAGATCTACAAAATCTGTCCGGCCTCGGCCTGGCGCGAGGCGGAACGGCAAGGTGTCTACCGGGGCAGCGCGGACGATGCGCGCGACGGCTTCATCCATTTCTCCACCGCTGCCCAGGTTCCCGAGACCTTGCGCAAGCACTATGTCGGACAGCGCGCGCTGTTCCTGGTCGAGGTCGATGGCGACGCACTCGGCAGCGAGTTGCGCTGGGAGCGCTCGCGCAATGACGAGCTGTTTCCACATCTCTATGGCGAGCTCGACCTCGGCGCGGTGCTGTCGGTGATGAACCTCAACATCCGCTCGGACGGTGGCCACGACACTCCGGAGCTGCTACCGTGATCCGCGCTTTCGACGCCTTTTCGCTGCCGGTGCTGCGCTGGCTCGATCCGGAAGACGCCCATCGCCTCGCGATCCAGGGCCTGCGCTTCCTGCCGCCGGTCAAGCCGCGCGCTGACGATCCCAAGCTCGCGATGCGCGCCTTCGGGCTCAACTTTCCCAATCCGATCGGCATGGCCGCGGGCTTCGACAAGAGCGCCGAGGTGCCGGACGCATTGCTGCGGCTCGGCTTCGGCTTCGTCGAGATCGGCTCGGTGACGCCGAAGCCGCAGAGCGGCAATCCGCGGCCGCGGCTGTTTCGTTTGGAGCGCGACGAGGCCGTCATCAACCGCATGGGGTTCAACAATGACGGCGCCGACGTCGCCTTGCGCCGGCTGGCCGCGCGCGCGCAGCACGGCGGCATCGTCGGCGTCAATGTCGGCGCCAACAAGGATTCGCCGGACCGCGTCGCCGATTACGTCAAGCTGATCGAGACCTTTGCGCCGGTCGCGAGCTATTTCACCGTCAACGTCTCCTCGCCGAACACGCCAGGCCTGCGCAATTTGCAGGAAGGCGCCCTGCTCGACGATCTCCTCGCAAGGGTGATCGACGCGCGCGAGCGTGTCAGGCAGAAGGCCGGCGACACGCCGGTGCTGCTCAAGATCGCGCCGGATCTGAGCCTCGCCCAGCTCGACGACGTCGTGCAGGTGGCGCGTTCGCGCCGGGTCGACGGCATGATCGTGTCGAACACGACGATCGCGCGGCCGAGCACGCTGCGGGAGGAGATGCGCGCCAAGGAGCAAGGCGGCCTGTCCGGCCGGCCGCTGTTCCGCCTGTCGACGCGCATGGTCGCGGAAACCTATGTGCGCGTCGAGGGCGCGTTCCCGCTGATCGGCGTCGGCGGCGTGGATTCGGGCGGTGCCGCGCTGACGAAGATCCGCGCCGGCGCGAGCCTGATCCAGCTCTATTCGTCGCTGATCTACAAGGGCCTCGGCCTCGTCGACGAGATCAAGCGTGACCTCACCTCGACGCTGCTTCGCACCGGGCGGGATTCCCTGTCCGAGATCGTCGGCGCGGATGCGGCGACCCTCACGGCGGAAGACTGGCCGGGGATGTAAGGCGCTCTCGTGCCCCGGACGCAGCGCAGCGCGCCGCCTTCGGCGCGGTGCGCTGCAGAGCCGGGGCCCATGTGACGGCGAGTTCGAGAGGAATGGGTCCCGGCTCTGCGCAGCAGCGTTTCACGCTGCAGCGCGTCGGGGACACGAGAGCTATGATTTCGAGAACGTCGCCCGGAACTGCGCCGGATAGCGTGCGGCCTGCAAGCCACCGCGCGAGAGGTAGGAAGCCATCAGCGCGCACCACAGTCCGGCATTGCCGAGCGGCTGCAGCGCCCACCAGGCGGCGAGGAAGATCAGCAGCGAAGCCAGCATCAGGTTGCGCATCTCGCGCGCCCAGGTCGCGCCGATATAGATGCCGTCGAAGCCGAAGGCGAATACCCCGGGGATCGGCGCGAGCACGACGAACGGCAGGAATTCGCGCGCGGCACGGCGGACGTCGTCACTCGCCGTCATGAAATCGATCAAATGCGGCCCGAGCAGCGCGAACAGTCCCGACACCACCAGCGCGAAGCCGAGGCCCCATAGCAGCACCAGCCGGGTCGAATCCGCAAAGCCCCTTGCATCGCGCGCGCCAACAGCGCGGCCGCAGAGCTGCTGCGCTGCGTTGGCGAGACCGTCGAGGAAGAAAGCGCTGACAAGCAGGAAATTGTTGAGTACCGAGTTGGCGGCCAGCGTGACGTCGCCGGCCTGCGCGCCCTTGGCGGTGAAGAACAGGAATACGGCGATCAGCGCCGCGGTGCGGATCAGGATGTCGATGTTCACCGCCAGCAACCGCAACAGCTTGTCGCGGTCGAGCAGGGTCGCGTACGGCACGGAGAAGCCGCCATCGGCATAATGGCGGCAGACGATCACGCCGAGGGCGAACCCGACCGCTTCCGACAACAGCGCGGCGATCGCGGCACCGGCGATGCCGGTGTCGTAGACCAGCACCAGCAGGATCGTCGCCGCCATGTTGACGAGGTTGATGACGACCTGAAGCATCAAGGCTGAATTGGCGCGGGCCTGGCCGATCAGCCAACCGAGGATGACGTAATTGGCGAGCGCGAACGGCGACGACCAGATCCGGATCTTGAAGTAGGTCTTCGCCGCCTGCGTCACACCTTCGCTGCCGCCCATGAGGTCGAACAGCAAAGCGGCCAGCGGCAGTTGCAGCACGATCAGCGCGGCGCCGATCAGGCCGGCAACGATGAAGCCGCGCGCCAGGATCGCGGTCGGCTCGCGCGTGTCACCCGCGCCCAGCGATTGCGCGGTGAAGGCGAGCGTGCTCATCCGCAGGAAGCCGAACAGCCAGAACAGGCAGTCGAAGATCACCGAGGCCATCGCCACGCCGCCAAGCAGCGCGGCATCGTCGAGACGGCCGATCGCCGTGGT includes:
- a CDS encoding lysine--tRNA ligase, giving the protein MSVIDPNMSPSDLRALAEQSNAWPFEQAKAIVARLKKSPKAEVLFETGYGPSGLPHIGTFGEVARTSMVRHAFRVLTEDKVKTRLLAFSDDMDGFRKVPDNVPNKEMLAAHLGKPLTRVPDPFSNEYPSFGAHNNARLRAFLDHFGFDYEFASSTDYYTSGRFDATLLKMLAAYDKVMAIILPTLGPDRRATYSPFLPISKTTGVVLQVPMIRRDVVAGTVTYVDPDTNQEVETPVTGGNVKCQWKADWAMRWVALGVDYEMAGKDLIDSVKLSGAIAKALGGTPPEGFNYELFLDEQGQKISKSKGNGLTIDEWLRYASPESLSLFMYREPKAAKRLYFDVIPRNVDDYQQFIDGFARQDDKQQLGNPVWHIHNGKPPQGDMPVTFQLLLTLVSSSNAENAETLWGFIGRYRPGVSPQTHPKLDAMVGYAINYYRDFVAPTKQFRVPSDTERSALQDLRDALSQLAQDASAEDIQNVVYEIGRREPFLDQVKKGKDGRPGVTLDWFNMLYQVLLGQEKGPRFGSFVAVYGVQNAVNMIDGALARSA
- a CDS encoding carbonic anhydrase; the protein is MNRRHALKALAGLALCPLCKPAFAAEGAHWSYEGVGGPAKWGDLDAANKACAVGLQQSPIDIEGTIKSQLPVLKLNWGKSADTIVNNGHTIQLNFAEGSTLMLGDVKYKLLQVHFHRPSEHMIGGKNFPMEAHFVHRNEAGGLAVVGVLMAEGRPNPAFGKIVKTMPAAEGPAVKADAGIDPHAMLPPRLSYFRYPGSLTTPPCSEVVEWLLLTTPIQVSAAEVAAFAKLYPMNARPVQKDNRRYVLRSA
- a CDS encoding TetR/AcrR family transcriptional regulator, which translates into the protein MRAKDPPRSRREEYSEATRQALLDAGREAFAANGFQAAGMEAISRAARVTRGAFYHHFADKKALFDAVVVAMQRDAAARIEAAARNERKIWDRLSAGIDAYLDACEEPDYARIVIQEAQAVLGEPRYREIEETYPTALLIATLRALKRDGELHADDVDLLSRMIDAMICKIGLLLPHADDSRKLRRNGQKIVAAVLETFRQKV
- a CDS encoding ester cyclase, with protein sequence MDGRCMFELAERLAIAKSRQDIPAALEVLHPDMVLETPAFGTRARGLAENQRILTRFFKSFPDYHVTLDGHANSADTLVCWGTARMTMTGDRFGAEPNGRRAELPVFIAFAFRDDKIANERFVFDLSELCAQSGVSTDVVRRKLFGEATQAA
- a CDS encoding DUF3237 domain-containing protein, which codes for MADPRIKPVGDVATRLLFDIVVDLDPRINFGAGPIGQRVLFGAAKGSFEGPRLRGEVLRGGGDWALFRADGTMTLDVRLSLRTHDGELIYMTYGGRWVTPQSLRAEMADPARRTKVDPAGYYFRTNPLFETGSQTYAWLNDVVCVGKGYLVEGAVAYKIFEVL
- a CDS encoding S24 family peptidase gives rise to the protein MVRQAKAQRILTHDQIWVALDRLAARAGLSPSGLAKRAGLDPTTFNRSKRVTSDGRERWPSTESIAKALAAADSSIESFARLIDDEAGDGRSVPLLGFALAGASGAFDEAGLPSGKGWTETALPTEDSHTFALEISGDALLPAYRDGDLILVSPGAPIRKGDRVVVKTKGGEVVVATLGRRTAKALELQSFDASQAGRTMAASDVAWIARIMWARQ
- a CDS encoding DUF952 domain-containing protein produces the protein MVKIYKICPASAWREAERQGVYRGSADDARDGFIHFSTAAQVPETLRKHYVGQRALFLVEVDGDALGSELRWERSRNDELFPHLYGELDLGAVLSVMNLNIRSDGGHDTPELLP
- a CDS encoding quinone-dependent dihydroorotate dehydrogenase; amino-acid sequence: MIRAFDAFSLPVLRWLDPEDAHRLAIQGLRFLPPVKPRADDPKLAMRAFGLNFPNPIGMAAGFDKSAEVPDALLRLGFGFVEIGSVTPKPQSGNPRPRLFRLERDEAVINRMGFNNDGADVALRRLAARAQHGGIVGVNVGANKDSPDRVADYVKLIETFAPVASYFTVNVSSPNTPGLRNLQEGALLDDLLARVIDARERVRQKAGDTPVLLKIAPDLSLAQLDDVVQVARSRRVDGMIVSNTTIARPSTLREEMRAKEQGGLSGRPLFRLSTRMVAETYVRVEGAFPLIGVGGVDSGGAALTKIRAGASLIQLYSSLIYKGLGLVDEIKRDLTSTLLRTGRDSLSEIVGADAATLTAEDWPGM
- a CDS encoding MATE family efflux transporter — translated: MHAPVHPKVGTREVFAIAGPAMVANLTTPLIGIVSTTAIGRLDDAALLGGVAMASVIFDCLFWLFGFLRMSTLAFTAQSLGAGDTREPTAILARGFIVAGLIGAALIVLQLPLAALLFDLMGGSEGVTQAAKTYFKIRIWSSPFALANYVILGWLIGQARANSALMLQVVINLVNMAATILLVLVYDTGIAGAAIAALLSEAVGFALGVIVCRHYADGGFSVPYATLLDRDKLLRLLAVNIDILIRTAALIAVFLFFTAKGAQAGDVTLAANSVLNNFLLVSAFFLDGLANAAQQLCGRAVGARDARGFADSTRLVLLWGLGFALVVSGLFALLGPHLIDFMTASDDVRRAAREFLPFVVLAPIPGVFAFGFDGIYIGATWAREMRNLMLASLLIFLAAWWALQPLGNAGLWCALMASYLSRGGLQAARYPAQFRATFSKS